The following proteins come from a genomic window of Burkholderia sp. PAMC 26561:
- a CDS encoding LysR family transcriptional regulator — protein sequence MELRHIRYFLAVAEESNVTRAAERLGIGQPPLSTQIHALEKEIGTRLFRRTGHGVVLTDAGNAFATDAKRLLQDARHAVEKAQSAARGELGQLNIGFTGSAAFNPVVSKLIQTYRQSFPGVKLTLAEGNTAQLLDLLHDGSVDVAFVRLGGESPTGVQLDHIATEAMRVVIPSTHPLAKKRRVALSDLSQEPFVLLPRVVSPTLHDVILDACRNAGFVPREGQQAPQLSSVVNLVAAGFGVSLVPSSVCQIRIDGIAYADVLPPNVSIRLALASRSDDSDVKTNNFVAIARGSSG from the coding sequence ATGGAACTACGTCACATTCGGTATTTTTTGGCAGTTGCTGAAGAGAGCAATGTCACGCGTGCGGCCGAGCGGCTGGGCATCGGTCAGCCGCCACTTAGCACACAAATTCATGCTCTAGAGAAGGAGATTGGAACGAGGCTATTTCGCCGCACCGGGCATGGCGTGGTTTTGACCGACGCTGGCAACGCTTTTGCGACCGATGCGAAAAGGCTTCTACAAGACGCACGGCACGCTGTTGAGAAAGCGCAGAGCGCAGCTCGTGGAGAACTGGGACAACTTAACATTGGGTTCACAGGCTCGGCTGCCTTTAACCCAGTCGTATCGAAGTTAATTCAAACCTATCGACAGTCATTCCCAGGCGTCAAGCTAACTCTCGCGGAGGGCAACACCGCCCAGCTTCTTGACCTTCTGCACGACGGCAGCGTCGATGTTGCTTTCGTCCGTTTGGGAGGCGAGTCACCAACCGGCGTTCAGTTAGATCATATTGCTACCGAAGCTATGAGGGTAGTTATTCCGAGCACACATCCACTAGCTAAAAAACGGCGGGTGGCGCTCTCGGACCTTTCGCAAGAGCCATTTGTTTTACTCCCGCGGGTAGTTAGTCCGACACTGCATGATGTCATCTTGGACGCGTGTCGTAACGCAGGGTTTGTTCCGCGCGAGGGGCAGCAGGCCCCACAATTGTCATCCGTAGTAAACCTCGTTGCGGCAGGATTCGGGGTCTCATTAGTACCTTCGTCTGTTTGTCAGATCCGAATTGATGGTATTGCATACGCCGATGTGCTTCCGCCAAACGTATCGATTCGCCTCGCATTGGCTTCACGTTCAGACGATAGCGACGTTAAAACAAATAACTTCGTCGCGATCGCCCGTGGGTCATCCGGCTGA